Proteins co-encoded in one Micropterus dolomieu isolate WLL.071019.BEF.003 ecotype Adirondacks linkage group LG19, ASM2129224v1, whole genome shotgun sequence genomic window:
- the LOC123958113 gene encoding protocadherin gamma-A11-like, with the protein MMDSKIFVFQTSGFHFFLFFLHAAYGDMSYSFPEEMKRGSVIGNVAKDLGLDTGALSTRKARIDTDGTDQRYCDINLNNGELIVADRIDREGLCGEKASCILKHELVLENPLELHRIGLHIQDINDNSPQFKEELINIEIRESADRGARFVIEEAHDADIGQNSVQQYSLKKNDNFILAANGNTIELVLDKELDREKQKEINLLLTALDGGSPLRSGTVVIHVTVLDANDNAPVFSQAIYKASLPENSPLDTVVVTVKATDADEGINGDVTYEFGHVTEDVKKIFSIDRKVGEIRVIGTVDYETTTSFEIRVKAKDGLGLSSYAKVIISITDVNDNAPVINLKSLSNPIPEDTTPGTEVGIINVQDRDSESNRQVRCSIQQNAPFKLVPSIKNYYSLVTTGQLDRELVSDYNITITATDEGSPPLSSSKTVQLSVADINDNPPVFEEQSYSAYVTENNKPGSTLCSVSARDPDWRQNGTVIYSLLPGEVNGAPVSSYLSVNGDTGVIHAVRSFDYEQFRSFKVHVMARDNGSPPLSSNVTVSVFISDVNDNSPQILYPAPEGNSFMTELVPKAAHGGSLVSKVIAVDADSGQNAWLSYHIVKSTDPGLFTIGVHSGEIRTQRDISESDSMKQNLIVAVKDNGQPSLSATCSM; encoded by the coding sequence ATGATGGATTCGAAAATATTCGTGTTTCAAACGTCCGGGTTtcatttcttcctcttttttttacaCGCCGCATATGGAGACATGAGCTATTCTTTTCCAGAGGAGATGAAACGAGGATCAGTTATTGGAAATGTAGCCAAGGATCTCGGGCTCGACACGGGCGCGCTGTCCACCAGAAAAGCCCGCATTGACACCGATGGGACTGATCAGCGTTACTGTGACATAAATCTGAACAACGGAGAACTGATTGTTGCCGACAGGATTGACCGAGAGGGGCTTTGTGGAGAAAAGGCTTCGTGCATCCTAAAACATGAGCTCGTGCTAGAAAATCCCCTCGAGCTCCATCGAATTGGTCTTCATATTCAAGATATTAATGATAACTCGCCACAGTTTAAGGAAGAATTGATAAATATAGAAATTCGAGAGTCCGCAGACAGGGGAGCTCGTTTTGTGATAGAAGAGGCGCACGATGCGGATATAGGACAAAATTCAGTTCAGCAGTACAGCCTTAAAAAGAATGATAATTTCATTTTGGCTGCTAATGGAAACACAATAGAGCTTGTTCTTGATAAAGAGCTTGATCGTGAAAAGCAAAAGGAGATCAATTTGCTCCTTACAGCTCTAGATGGTGGCTCCCCTCTGAGATCAGGTACAGTAGTGATACACGTCACCGTGCTGGATGCTAATGATAACGCCCCAGTGTTCAGCCAGGCCATTTATAAAGCTAGTCTGCCAGAAAACTCTCCTTTAGATACTGTAGTGGTCACAGTGAAGGCAACTGACGCAGACGAGGGAATCAATGGAGATGTGACTTATGAATTCGGGCATGTTACTGAAGATGTGAAAAAGATATTTAGTATCGACCGTAAAGTAGGTGAGATTCGAGTAATTGGCACTGTTGATTATGAAACTACCACATCGTTTGAAATACGCGTGAAAGCAAAAGATGGGTTAGGACTGTCATCTTATGCTAAGGTAATAATTTCGATCACTGATGTGAATGACAACGCCCCTGTAATCAATTTGAAATcattgtcgaatcccataccgGAAGACACCACACCTGGTACAGAGGTGGGCATCATCAACGTGCAGGACAGAGACTCTGAGAGTAACCGACAGGTCCGCTGCTCCATTCAGCAAAACGCCCCCTTTAAGTTGGTTCCTTCTATTAAAAACTATTATTCTCTGGTGACCACAGGACAACTGGACCGTGAACTAGTGTCTGATTACAACATTACAATCACCGCCACTGACGAGGGCTCTCCACCTCTGTCCTCCTCTAAAACTGTTCAGTTATCTGTAGCAGACATCAACGACAACCCACCGGTGTTTGAGGAACAGTCCTACAGCGCATATGTgactgaaaataacaaacctggcTCCACTTTATGTTCCGTTAGTGCTCGAGACCCCGACTGGAGACAAAACGGTACAGTGATTTATTCTCTGTTACCCGGTGAGGTGAACGGTGCCCCGGTGTCCTCCTATCTGTCTGTTAACGGGGACACGGGGGTGATCCACGCTGTGAGGTCGTTTGATTATGAACAGTTCAGGAGTTTTAAAGTCCACGTGATGGCCAGAGACAACGGTTCTCCTCCGCTCAGCAGCAACGTGACCGTGAGTGTCTTCATATCGGATGTGAATGACAACTCTCCTCAGATACTGTACCCCGCCCCGGAGGGCAACTCCTTCATGACCGAGCTGGTCCCCAAAGCTGCACACGGAGGCTCTCTGGTGTCCAAAGTGATAGCGGTGGACGCGGACTCCGGACAGAACGCCTGGCTGTCCTATCATATAGTCAAATCCACCGATCCGGGACTTTTCACTATCGGTGTCCACAGCGGAGAGATCAGGACCCAGCGGGACATTTCTGAGTCTGACAGCATGAAACAGAACCTTATTGTGGCAGTGAAAGATAACGGacagccctctctctctgccacctGCTCCATG
- the LOC123957475 gene encoding protocadherin beta-15, with protein sequence MSTVHLFMKAYLIMDQRISLKWWLHILLFNLLFVFSLGEVRYVLPEEMQRGSVIGNVARDLGLQVAVLEARRSRVVAEGTSQLCELDTASGNLLISQRIDREELCAQASVCILQYQLLFEDPLQAYSLVLDIADINDNSPVFAAGEIKLDLVESTVLGRRFPLESAHDPDLGTNSVREYKLSPNDHFALEMSTQINGNAYPELVLKKALDREAQAEHVLKINGIDGGSPVRSGTASIHIRVLDANDNVPVFSQRVYKASVPENSAIGTVIARLNATDPDEGVYGEITYAFSHLSEKTGRVIEINPLSGEVRVAGLIDYEDDITHELDVQAKDGGGQASHCKLIIDVIDVNDNKPMIEIKSASANVAEDSKPGTMVALINVYDLDTGSSGRVTCTIPDNVPFKVVSEVKNYYMLVTDGILDRELQPEYKITVTATDAGSPSLSNVNVITILVNDINDNPPTFTQSEYNANILENQPAGTFVMKVKAEDTDEGSHAKILYQISRDTHSEASSFLTIHSETGELFTSRLFDYEQSVHFQIKVTARDGGDPPLSTTCTVNVFIKDQNDNAPVVLYPAQTSGLITEDMVPAEAPRGYLVTKVVAVDADSGHNAWLSYRIITATRPNLFIVGLHTGEIRTVRAFMEDDEPKHTVVVLVTDNGPETLSATVTVSIAIDDGLPVLNELFELADESQDSDNLTLYLIIALAAVSSLFILLISGVFYFKLCRRGYVYRSPTANLPVFPTAYCPPHFTDLSRCGTLLKDERYDSFLTTGSWRGDFRFGSNTDTDTLKQRSAAYQKNTLRRVSTDRASLKVRAGAPHTCYVFK encoded by the coding sequence ATGTCGACAGTACATCTGTTTATGAAAGCATATTTAATAATGGACCAGCGAATAAGCTTAAAATGGTGGCTgcatattttactgtttaacctcctttttgttttttcgcTTGGAGAAGTCCGTTACGTTCTTCCTGAGGAGATGCAGCGGGGGTCTGTTATCGGGAATGTTGCTCGTGATCTGGGGCTGCAAGTAGCGGTGCTCGAAGCTCGTCGTTCCCGTGTTGTTGCAGAAGGAACAAGCCAGCTGTGCGAACTGGACACTGCGTCAGGCAATCTTTTGATCAGCCAACGGATTGACCGAGAGGAGCTCTGCGCGCAAGCCAGTGTCTGCATCCTACAATATCAGCTCTTATTTGAAGACCCCCTTCAAGCTTACAGCTTAGTTTTGGATATTGCAGACATAAATGACAACAGTCCAGTTTTTGCTGCAGGGGAGATCAAACTAGATTTAGTGGAATCCACAGTCCTGGGTAGGCGCTTTCCGTTGGAGAGCGCGCATGACCCCGATTTGGGAACCAACTCAGTCCGTGAATATAAACTGAGCCCGAATGATCACTTTGCACTGGAAATGAGTACTCAAATAAACGGCAATGCGTATCCGGAACTAGTTCTTAAAAAGGCCTTAGACCGGGAAGCACAAGCTGAACATGTACTGAAAATCAATGGAATTGACGGGGGGAGTCCAGTCAGATCAGGAACTGCTTCTATCCATATCCGTGTTTTGGACGCTAATGATAATGTCCCAGTTTTCAGCCAACGAGTTTATAAAGCCTCTGTGCCAGAGAACTCGGCCATAGGGACTGTCATAGCAAGGCTGAATGCCACGGACCCAGACGAAGGTGTTTATGGAGAGATAACGTACGCTTTCAGTCACCTGTCAGAGAAGACGGGGAGAGTTATTGAAATTAACCCTCTGAGTGGAGAAGTTCGGGTGGCGGGTCTTATTGATTATGAAGACGACATAACGCACGAGCTGGATGTTCAGGCTAAAGATGGGGGTGGTCAGGCCTCTCACTGTAAACTTATAATTGACGTCATTGATGTAAATGACAACAAACCTATGATCGAGATAAAATCAGCCTCTGCTAACGTGGCTGAAGACTCTAAACCTGGGACTATGGTTGCTCTGATTAATGTTTATGATCTGGACACTGGGAGCAGTGGGCGCGTCACGTGTACAATCCCAGACAATGTTCCATTTAAAGTTGTATCAGAGGTCAAAAACTACTACATGTTGGTGACTGACGGAATACTAGACAGAGAACTTCAACCAGAGTATAAAATTACAGTTACTGCCACTGATGCGGGCTCTCCCTCACTCTCCAATGTAAACGTTATAACAATCCTGGTTAATGACATAAATGATAACCCCCCGACTTTTACGCAGAGCGAGTACAATGCCAACATATTGGAAAACCAGCCCGCTGGCACGTTTGTGATGAAAGTGAAAGCAGAGGACACTGACGAGGGGTCTCATGCTAAAATACTGTACCAAATATCAAGGGACACACACTCAGAGGCGTCCTCCTTCCTTACCATCCACTCAGAAACAGGGGAACTCTTCACATCACGCCTCTTTGATTACGAACAGTCAGTTCACTTCCAAATTAAGGTGACAGCTCGAGATGGAGGGGATCCTCCACTCTCCACCACTTGCACTGTAAACGTTTTTATTAAGGACCAAAATGACAATGCGCCTGTGGTTCTATACCCTGCCCAAACCTCCGGGCTTATTACTGAAGATATGGTGCCAGCTGAAGCGCCTAGAGGTTACCTGGTTACTAAGGTGGTAGCTGTGGACGCCGACTCTGGCCATAACGCATGGCTTTCCTACAGAATAATCACAGCAACGCGGCCTAACCTGTTTATAGTCGGTCTGCACACAGGCGAAATCAGAACTGTGCGAGCATTCATGGAGGACGATGAACCGAAACATACTGTTGTGGTTTTAGTAACGGATAACGGGCCCGAAACTCTCTCCGCCACTGTTACAGTCAGCATAGCAATAGATGACGGGCTACCTGTTTTAAACGAGCTCTTTGAGTTAGCAGATGAATCACAGGATAGTGACAACTTAACGCTCTATTTGATTATCGCCCTAGCAGCcgtttcctctcttttcatCCTTTTAATCAGTggagtgttttattttaagctCTGTCGGCGTGGCTATGTTTACCGTTCACCCACCGCTAATCTCCCCGTTTTCCCCACGGCCTACTGCCCCCCTCATTTTACAGATTTAAGCCGTTGTGGGACCCTGCTGAAAGATGAGCGCTATGATTCCTTCTTGACCACTGGGTCGTGGAGAGGCGATTTTCGTTTCGGCTCGaacacagacactgacacactgaaGCAAAGAAGTGCAGCCTACCAAAAAAACACCCTAAGGCGCGTCAGTACAGACAGGGCTAGTTTGAAGGTGAGGGCAGGTGCACCGCACACTTGTTATGTGTTCAAATGA